In Pontimonas salivibrio, the sequence CCGATGCTCGAGCTCCCACAGTCTAATACAGTGCGGGTCACCAAGTGAGCGCCCTGTCGCGCGCGATGGGTGGGGCCCTGGTTATTCGAAGCGGGTGACGATTTCCTGGCTGATTTTCTTGATTTCACTGGTGCTAGGGCCAGGCTCGTCCACGAAAGCCACCTGGCGGTAGTAGGCGAGTTCTCGAATGGACTCCCGAATATCTGCCAGTGCCCGGTGGCCACCATTTTTTTCCGGTGCTTGGAAATACATCCGGGGAAACCAGTGTCGGGTGAGTTCTTTAATGGTCGATACGTCAATATTTCGGTAGTGCAGGTGGGCGTTCACCTCGGGCATATCGCGTTGGATAAACGCACGATCGGTGCCGATGGTGTTACCCGCTAAGGGGGCTGATTGAGGCTCTGGCACGTGGGAGCGTAGATAGTCCATCAGTTCGGATTGGGCCTGCTCCAAGCTAATCCCGCCTGCTAACTCGTCGAGTAACCCTGAGCTGGTGTGCATCTGACGGA encodes:
- the orn gene encoding oligoribonuclease, translating into MASTDNARLVWLDAEMTGLDLQSDELIEVAVLITDYNLTVLDEGFHRVIAPSAKALEQMGDFVRQMHTSSGLLDELAGGISLEQAQSELMDYLRSHVPEPQSAPLAGNTIGTDRAFIQRDMPEVNAHLHYRNIDVSTIKELTRHWFPRMYFQAPEKNGGHRALADIRESIRELAYYRQVAFVDEPGPSTSEIKKISQEIVTRFE